The Symbiobacterium terraclitae genomic sequence GTACCGCGGCCGCTGGGCGGGGAACCAGCCGGCGAACCAGGCGTGCGTGGCCGGGCGGCCGTTCATCACCGTGTCGGCGGAGCCCGATTTCCCGGCCGCCCCGACCCCTTCCAGCCAGGCCGCCTGGCCGGTGCCCTCGCCGCCCGGCACGGTCGCGGCCAGCAGCGCCGCCTGCAGTTCGGCGGCCGTCGCCCGGCTCACCACCCGACGTGCCGGCTCGAGCCTGGGCCGTGCGACCACCGCGCCGTCGGTCCGCTTGACCGCCGTCACCAGGCGGGCCGGGTGGAGCGTCCCGCCGTTGGCGAGGGCCGTGTACGCCCGCGCCACCTGGAGCGGGCTCGCCTTCAGCCCGCCCTGGCCGAAGCTGAGCTGGGCGACGTCGCCGCCGTAGTGCGGCTCGGGCAGCGGCGCCACCGGCTCGTGGCCGGGGGGAAGGGCGCCGGTGGCTTCCCCCAGCCCGAACAGACGGGCCGCCTCCAGCACGGCGTCGCCGCCCATCCGCTCGTAGCCGATCTGGATGAACGCGGTGTTGCACGACCGGGCGATGGCCTCCCTGAGCGTCACGGGCCCCTGCGGAGTCCCGTCGACGTCCCGGAAGGTCCGGTCGCCCAGCCGGTAGGTACCGCTGCACACGAACTGCTCATCCGGCGCGATCAGGCCGGCCTCCAGGGCCGCGGCGGCAACCAGGGGCTTGAACACCGACCCGGTCTCGTAGGGCGTCAGGGCCCGGTTGCGCAGTTCGTTCTCGCCGGCCCAGACGGCCTGGTCGTAGTTGGGGCGCGAGGCGATGGCCAGCGGTTCGCCCGTGGCCGCGTCCATCACCACGACGCCCGCGCGCAGCGGGCCCCCTGTGGGATGGCCCGTCCGGTCCATCTCCTCCTCCACCACCCGCTGGATGCGGGCGTCGATGCTGGTGTGGAGGTCGTAGGGCTCCTTGTTCACGGGATCCAGCGGCAGGACGACCTGGAGGGCGCCCCCGGGCAGCGGCCCGCCCCGCCCGTCGTAGCGGGCCGTCAGGTGGGGGACGTTCTCGCCCCTGAGTTCGGCATCGTAGGCGAACTCCAGCCCGGTCTGCCCGCCCAGGGCGTTGGCGTACCCCACCAGGTGGCGGGCCAGCGAGTCCGGCCCGTAGCGGCGTCCGGTGGGGCCGACGGCCAGGCCGGGCAGCCCCAGCTCCGCCACCCGTTCGGCCGCCTCGGGGGAGAGCCCCTCGATCACCCAGCCCGCCTCATGGTGCCGCCGCACGTACTCCAGGACCCGGGCCGCCGCCTCCTCGCCCAGGGCGTCCGCCAGGGACTCCGCCACGGCCGCCGTGTCGCCGAAGAGGCGGGGAAAGGCCGCCAGTCCCAGGACCGACTGGGGATCGGTAAGGGCGACGCCGTTCCGGTCGTAGATGGCGCCGCGCCGCATCTGAAGGGGCAGGCGCTCGGTCCGCTGGCTGATGGCCTGCCGGGCCAGGGCCGGCCCCTGCATGACCTGCAGGTAGAACACCCGCGCCGCCAGCGCTGTCAGGCAGAGCGCGGCCGCGACGCTGAGCCAGAGCACGCGCCGGGCCATTCGGATGCGCATAGGGAAACACCTCGGTGGGAAATTATTCCCCGAGGTGTCACTCGTCATGCGTTATGTTGCTCCGAGGAGGCGGGGGCCCGGTCAGGGCTGCCGTGCCGCCAGGTTCGCCTCGGCCCGGTCGACGTTCTCCAGGTGCTCCTCGTAGGTGGCTGCGAAGTAGTGCTCGCCCGACCCGTCGTTCTTGGCGACGAAGTAGTAGTAGTCGTGGGTCTCAGGGTAGAGCACCGCCCGGATGGCGCTCTCGCCCGGCGATGCGATGGGCCCGGGAGGCAGCCCGGGATACTTGTAAGTGTTGTAGGGGGAATCGACCTCCAGGTGCTCGTAGAGCAGGCGCTCCGTGCGGGGCAGCCCCAGCGCGTAGTAGACGGTGGGGTCGGCCTGCAGCGGCATCCCGACGGCCAGCCGGTTCAGGTAGACGCCGGAGATCGCCGGCTGCTCCGCCGGCACCCGGGCCTCGGTCTCGACGATGGAGGCCAGGGTGACCACCTCGTGCACCGTGAGCCCCATCTCGTCGGCCCGGGCAAGGAGTTCGTCGGTCCAGACGGCCGCGAACCGGTCCAGCAGCATCGCCACGACCTCCTCGGCGGTGGTCGCGCTGTGGTACTCGTACGTGGCCGGGAACAGGTAGCCCTCCATCGGCTGCGCGACGTCCAGGTCGGGGGGCAGGTAGGGGTTCAGAGGCACGGCGGCGGCCACGGCGTTCAGGAAGTCCTCCCGCGGCACCACGTCCGCCTCGTCCAGGAGGTCGGCCATCATGGCCACCGTCAGCCCTTCGGGCAGCGTGAAGCGCCGCACCACCACGTCGCCCGAGACGAGCTTGGCCAGGATCTCGTCGGCGGACATGGCGGCCGAGAGTTCGTAGCGGCCCGAGACGATCTGGGCATCCAGTTCCCGGTAGCGGACGTAGAGACGGAACACGTTGGGGTCCCGGATGATGCCGCGTTCGGCCAGGATGTCGGCCACGTCGGCGGTGGTGGCCCCGGCGGGGATCTCGATCTCCACCGGCGCGGCAGAGGGGTCAGCGGGCTCCAGGCGCCCGAGGAACCACAGGAAGCCCGCGTACGCGGCGCCGGCCAGCAGGGCGAGCAGGACCACCAGGGCCAGGACCAGCCGGGCTGCCTTTGCTGCGATGGACAAGTGCGCTCATCCTTCCGGCGTTAAGTGCGTGCCCTGCCCTATTCGACAAAACGACGAGCCCTCCTGTCTGGAGGGCTCGGTGCGGCCTACTTCTCGGACTCCTCCTCGAACTCCTCGTCGTCGAGCATCTCCTCCCAGGCGTCGGCTACCCGCTCGAACTCCTCCTCGGACTCGATCTCGACCAGAACCTCCTCACCGTTCTCCTCGTCGATCCGCATGATGACGGCCTCTTCGTCTTCCTCGCCATCGTGGATGGGGAGCAGGACGGCGTAGTCCTTCTCGTCGACGGTGATGACCTGGACGATGGTGAACTCGTGCTCGTTGCCTTCCTCGTCCGTCAGCACGATAACGTCATCATCGTGCTCATGCTCGTGGTCATGCTCGTGGTCATGGCTCATGGCAATCACTCCGATCCACAAGATAGTCCCATTCTAATGCAGCCCAGTTGCCATGTCAAACCAAAGAGCCCGGCGAGGGTCGCGACCGTGCATCCAGGTAACCCTGCAGGATCACGGCCGCGGCCATCTTGTCGATCACCTTGCGTCGCCTGGCCCGGCTGACATCTGCCTCCAGCAGCACCCGCTGCGCGGCCATGGTGGACAGCCGCTCGTCGTAAGCCTCCACCGGAAGGCCGCTGTGGGCGGCCAACTGCTCGATGAAGGCCCGGGTCAGTTCGGCGCGGGGGCCATAGGTGCCGTTCATGTTGCGGGGCATCCCCACCACCCAGCGCGTCACGCCGTACTGGCGGGCGATCTCGGCAAGGCGGGCCAGATCCTCCTCCAGCGACCGGCGGCGGATCACTTCCAGACCCTGGGCCGTCCAGCCCAGTTCGTCGGAAAGTGCCACGCCGATGGTCTTATCTCCCACATCGAGCCCGCCTATGCGCACCATCATCCACCTCGATTCTCAACCGGCCGCCGGGGGGCGAGGATCTGCGCCAGCGCCACGCCGCTGAGGAAGCCGTTGATGTGGGCCCAGAACGCGACGTTCTGGACCAGGTCGTGCAGCCAGATGGGGGCGAGGCCGCTGGCCAGCTGCACCAGGAACCAGAGTCCCAGGAAGATCCAGGCCGGCACCCGCACGGCCGGGACCAGGTATCCGACGGGCACCAGCGTCAGGATCCGTGCCCGGGGGTAGCTGAAGATGTACCCGCCCAGCACGCCGGCCACGGCGCCCGACGCGCCGATGGTGGGGACGTCGGACGTCGGGTTGGCGACGGCGTGGGCGATGCCCGACAGCGCGGCGCAGAGCAGGTAGAACACCAGGTAGCGCCGGTGGCCCAGCCGCTCCTCAATGTTATCGCCGAAGACCCAGAGATAGAGCATGTTGCCCAGCACGTGCCCCCAGGACCCGTGCAGGAACGGCGAGGCGAAGAGCGTGACGAGGGGCCAGCCGCCCAAGGCCGCCCAGGCCGGGAGGCTCAGCAGTTCCGTCGGGCGCAGGGCGAAGGTCTCCACGAGCCACTCCCCCACAGCGGGACTCCCGACCTCGAGGAGGAAGATCCCGATGTTGGCGGCGAGCAGCGCCCAGTTGACCCACGGGCGGTTACGGACGCGCGGGCTGTCACGCAGTGGCAGGACCAATGCCAATTCCCCCCCGGAGTTTACCGCAGCGGCGACGCGGTGTAAATAGCATATCTCCCCGGCGTCCGAATCACTCTATGGGCAGTGCCAAACACGGGAGGTAGGCTCATGCGTCTTCGTCAGCTGATGACCACCAACGTACGCACCTGTCAGCCCGACACGCCCCTCGTGGAGGTGGCCCGGATCATGGACGAGGTCAACTGCGGCTTCGTGCCCGTGGTGGAGGGCGGCCGGCCTGTGGGGACGATCACAGACCGCGACATCGTCGTCCGCGCCGTGGCCATGGCGAAGGACATCCGCACCGTGAAGGCCCGCGAGTGCATGTCCAGCCCGGTCATCACTGCCACCCCGGACACGGATGCCCACGAGGCGGCCGACATCATGGCCGAGAAGCAGATCCGCCGGCTCTGCGTCGTCGAGGGCGGGCGGCTGGTGGGGGTCGTCGCCCTGGGCGACCTGGCCACGGAGCGGATCCACACCGACGAGGCCGGGGAGGCGCTCTCGGCCATCTCCGAACCCTCGCAGCCTGACGCCCACTAGCACCGGCAGCCTGTCCGCAGTCAACCCGCGATGAGGGGCGCCCTTCCGCCCGGGGCGCCCTGTTGCGTTATGTCACCCTGCTGGCCGGCAGGCCATACCATGGTCTGGGGTCAGGCGTGCCCCACAAGCGAAGCGGGGAGGCGTGCCTGAGATGGGCTTCTGGAGCAGCGAGTGCCACTGCAGGGACCATCGGCATCACAAGCGCCGCCACTGCGACTGCGACCACGACTGGGACAAGGGCTGCCACGGGCATCACGGGTTCGACTGCGGCTGCGACAGGAAGCACCACTTCGACTGTGGATGCGGCAAGCGGCACCGGTTCGACCACGACTTCGGCAGGAAGCACCGGTTTGACCACGACTTCGGCAGGAAGCACCGGTTTGACCACGACTTCGATAGGAAGCACCGGTTTGACCACGACTTCGACGATAGGCACCGCTTCGATCACGACTTCGACGATCAGGACCGGTTTGACTTCGACTTTGACAAGAAGCACCGGTTCGACCGCCACTTCGACGACAAGCATCGTTGCGGCTGCGACAAGAGGCACCACCACTTCGACAAGAAGCGCCACGACGACTTCGACTTCGACGGACGCCGGCACGACTGCCACTGCGACCACGATCGGCGCCGGCGGAAGTGCGGGTGCCACGATTTCGACGACCACGACTGCTGCCACGATTGCCGGCGATGCAAGCACCACTGCCGCTGCCCCGGGGACTGCGACTCACACCGCGACTGCAAGAAGTCGAACATTCACCCCGTCGTCGTGCACGGCCACAGCGACACCAAGCGGTTCATCTTCTTCTGACATGAACGGGGCGCCCGGAGGGGGCGCCCCGATGCTGTTCGTGCCGACCTACTCCTCCACCTTCTCCAGGTAGCTGCGCACCAGCTCCTCGAGGAGCTCGTCCCGCTCGATGCGCCGGATCAGGTTCCGCGCGCCCATGTGGCTGGTGATGTAGGTGGGATCCCCGGAGAGCAGGTACCCGACGATCTGGTCGATGGGGCTGTACCCCTTCTCCTTGAGCGCCGCGTATACCTTGCGCAGCACCTCCCCCGGGTTCCGGTCTTCCGGCCTGTTCCGCCAGTATACGGTCTTGTCGCTGATCTCTGGCATGGGAACACCGCCTTCCTCCAAGATGGACCCGTGCAGCAGGTCTGGGCTCCGGTACTGACGATATTCGCTCCGCGAAACCTGACTCCTCTTCCGCCCGCCGTAGTCTGCCTCCGCACGTGCGCGGGCTATTCCCAGCCGGCGGACTGCCCCTGGACGGCGGCCCCCCGCTCCCGCTCACGGGCGAAGAACTCCTCGCGGGTGATGCCCATGACGACGATGTCGTAGTAGCGGCTGCCCCGCCGCAGGGCCTGGCGCCGGACCCCCTCGTGGACGAAGCCGGCCTTCTCATAGCTGCGGATCGCCCTGCGGTTGAACTCGAAGACGTGCAGCTCCACCCGGTGCAGGTCCATGGGGCCGAAGGCCTCGCGGAGCACGAGGCGGAGGGCATCCGTCCCGTAGCCCCGGCCCCAGTGGTCTTTCTCGCCGATGTAGATCGTCAGCATCGCCGAGCGGTTCCGCTCGCTGATCCGCCAGAGCCGCACCAGGCCGATGAAGCGCCCCTGCTCGTTCACGATGGCCCACTCCGGCCGGGGGGCCAGGCTGTTCAGCCAGATGTTGACGGCCAGGAGCAAGGGGCCCGGGAAGAGCCCCGACTTGTCCTCGTACAGCAGGTGGCCCACCTCAGGGTCGGTCATGAACCGGTGCAGGGCGCCGGCATCCCCGGGGCGGAGGGGGCGGATTCCCGCCTTCTCGCCCCAGATCACGCCCGCCATGGTCCTTCCTCCTTCGCGCGGCTGCGTTACAGGCCCAGCTGCTCGCCCAGCAGGCGGGGAACCGCGTTCAGCGCCTCGCCCAGCCGCTCGGGGTTCTTGCCGCCGGCGGTGGCCATGTCAGGCCGGCCGCCGCCACCGCCGCCGCAGATCTGCGCAACCTCCTTGATCAGCTTGCCGGCGTGCACCCTGCCCGCAAGATCCTTGGTCACCGCGGCGACCAGGTTCACCTTGCCGTCGCCGGCCACGGCGCCGAGCACCACCACGCCGGAGCCGAGCTTGTCGCGGATCACATCGGTCATGTTCCGGAGGTCGTCCATGGTAGCCACCGGCGCGGTGCCGGCCACCACCTTGATACCGCCGACCTCCCTGGCCCGCTCCACCAGGCTGCCGGTCTCGCTGGCGGCCAGCTTGGCCCGCAGCTGCTCCAGCTCCTTCTCGAGCTCCTTCACGCGGCCCCTGAGCTGCTCCTGCGCCTCGGCGGCCCTCGCCTGCGCCTCCTCGAGGTGCCGGATCACCCCGGCGCCGGTCGCGGCCTCGATGCGGCGCACGCCGCCGCCGATGCCCGACTCGGAGATGACCTTGAAGTATTGAATCTGGCTGGTATTGCTGACGTGGCAGCCGCCGCAAAGTTCCCGGGACCAGCCATCGCCCACCGAAACCACCCGCACGACGTCGCCGTACTTCTCGCCGAAGAGCGCCATGGCGCCCAGGGCCTTCGCCTCGTCGATCGGCATCTCGGTCCAGGTGACCGGCTCGGCGGCCTCGATCTCGCCGTTGACCATCTCCTCGACCGCGGCGATCTGCTCCGGCGTCATGGGGCCGGTGTGGGCGAAGTCGAACCGGAGCCGGTCCGGGGCCACCAGCGAGCCCGCCTGGTGGACGTGGGTCCCCAGGACCGCACGCAGCGCCTTGTGCAGCAGGTGCGTGGCGGTGTGGTTCTTCTGGGTCGCCCGGCGCTTGCCCGCGTCGACCTGCGCCTCCACCCGCTGGCCCACCTCCAGGAAGCCCTGCTGCACCGTGCCGTAGTGCAGGTGGTGGCCGGAGGGCAGCTTGCGGCAGTCCTCCACCTCCACGGTGAGCCCCTCGGCGACGATGCAGCCGGTGTCGCCCACCTGGCCGCCGCCCTCGGCGTAGAACGGGGTCCGGTCCAGGACGATGACCACGGACGAGCCGGCGCCGGCCCCGGTGGGATTGCCCTCCTCATCGAAGACCGCCAGCACCCGGCCCTCGGCGCTGAGCTCGGTGTAGCCGACGAACGCCGTGGGGGCGACGGACTCCAGGTGGGCGGCGATGCGGGTCTGCGCCTCGGTGACATAGGAGACGTCCCGGGCGGCCCGTGCCCTGGCCTTCTGCTCGGCCATTGCGGCCTGGTAGCCCTGCTCGTCGACGGTGAAGCCGTGCTCCCGGGCCACGTCGCGCACGATGTCCAGCGGGAAGCCGTAGGTGTCGTAGAGGACGAAGGCGTCCTGGCCCGACACGGTGGACTTGCCGTCCTGCCGCATGTTGCGCAGGATCTCCTCCAGCCGGGCCATGCCCTGTTCGAGCGTGCGGAAGAAGCGCTCCTCCTCCCGTCGCAGCTCCTCCTGGATCGTGGGCAGCTCCGCCCGCACCTCGGGGTAGGCGTCGCCCATCACGTCGGCCACCGCACCGGCCACCTGCCAGATGAACGGCCCGGTGAAGCCCAGGTTGCGGCCGAAGCGCACCGCCCGGCGCAGGATGCGGCGCATCACGTAGCCGCGGCCCTCGTTGCTGAAGCGCACGCCGTCGGCGATCAGGAAGGTGCAGCAGCGGGCGTGGTCGGCGATCACGCGGAAGGGCACGGCCTCGGGCCCGTCGCCGTAGGTCCGGCCCGAGAGCTCGGCGATGCGGGCGAAGATGGGCTTCCAGAGGTCGATCTCCCAGTTGGACCAGACCCCCTGCATGATCGTGGCCATGCGCTCCAGGCCGAGGCCGGTGTCCACGCCGGTCCGCTCCAGCGGCACCAGGCCCTCGGCCGTCTGATTGTACTGCATGAAGACGTTGTTCCAGAACTCGCGCCAGCGGTCGCAGCCGCAGGTGTCGATGGCGCAGCCCTTGGGATGGTCGCAGGCGTGCTCGGGCCCCATGTCCCAGAAGATCTCGGAGCAGGGCCCGCAGGGGCCGGTGTCGCCCATGCGCCAGAAGTTGTCCTTCTCGCCCAGGCGCACGATGCGGTCGGCGGGCACGCCCACCTTGTTGTGCCAGACGTCGAAGGCCTCGTCGTCGTCCTTGTAGATGGAGACCCAGAGCCGCTCCTTCGGCAGGCCCAGCCACTCGGGGCTGGTGATGAACTCCCAGGCGTAGGCCAGGGCCTCCTCCTTGAAGTAGTCGCCGAAGCTGAAGTTGCCCATCATCTCGAAGAAGGTGTGGTGCCGGGCGGTGAAGCCGACCTCCTCGAGGTCGTTGTGCTTGCCGCCGGCCCGCACGCACTTCTGGGCGGTGACGGCCCGGGAGTAGTCGCGCTTCTCCAGGCCCAGGAAGGTGTCCTTGAACTGGTTCATCCCGGCGTTGGTGAAGAGCAGGGTCGGGTCATTGTGCGGCACCAGCGACGAGCTGGGCACGTGGGTATGGCCCTTGGACTTGAAGAACTCGATGAAGGCGGTGCGGATCTCGCTGCCCGTCATGTACTTGGGCATGGTGCAGGAAACCCCCTTTGGAAAATGAGAACCCCCGCCGCCGACGCGTGTGGCGCGTCAGGGGCGAGGGCTTGCAGCCTTCGCGGTACCACCCTGATTGACCTCCGGAGACCCGGCGGCCATCTCTCCCCAGTGATATCGGCATGGTGGCCGTCCCAGCCTGGGCGAGCCCGTCGCCTCGGTGGGCCCCTCGGGGGCGGCACCGGAATCCCGCCTGCGCAGGCGCCCTCTCAGCCGGCGTGGCGCCCTCTCTGGTGCGTGGCTGCTGGGACCCGGTCTCCCCGTCGTTGGGTTGGACTACCAGCGATTATACCGACGTGCATGGGAGCGTGTCAAGGCGACACCGTGCCGCAGATGGGCCGGCCCGCAGGCTCAGCGCCGCGGGAACAGGGGCTCGCCACGCCGGATGGCGGTCCCCGGCGGCAGACCGCCCCACGCGGTGGCGACCGACCACGGGGTCGACCTGGCCAGCGAGGGGTCGAGCCCCAGCTGCGCGTAGATGCGCTCCGGGGTCTCCACCAGGAAGGGAACAAGAGCCGCTGCGGCGATGCGCAGGCTCTCGGCCAGGCTGTAGAGCACGTCCGCCAGTTCGGCCGACCGGGCCGGATCCCTGGCGAGCGACCAGGGCGCCCGCTCATCCACATACTTGTTGGCCCGCCTGACCAGCTGCCAGAGCGCAGCCAGGGCATCCGCCAGCCGGCAGCCCTCCAGGGCGGCCTCAAGCGCCGCCAGCGCCTCCTCGGCCGCCAACCGCAGCACGCCGTCGGGGCTGACCGGAGCGGGAACCCGGCCGCCCGCGAACTTGTTGATCAACTGGGTGGTGCGGGACAGCAGGTTGCCGAGGTCGTTGGCCAGGTCGGTGTTGACCCGCCGGACCAGGGCCTCTTCGGACCATTCGGCGTCCCCGGCGTAGGGCAGCTCCCGCAGGAGGTAGTAGCGTACGGGGTCGACCCCGTATGCCGAGACCAGGGCGACCGGGTCGACCCCGTTGCCCCGCGACTTGGAGATCTTCTCCCCGTCGATGTGGAACCAGCCGTGCGCCCAGATCTGCCTGGGCGGCTCCAGGCCCAGCGCCGCCAGCAGCGCGGGCCAGTAGATGGCGTGGAAGCGGGCGATGTCCTTCCCCACCAGCTGACGGGCGGCGGGCCAGAAGCTGTGGAAGAGCCGGTCATCCTCGGCCGCGTACCCCAGAGCCGTCAGATAGTTCGCAAGGGCATCGAGCCAGACGTAGATGCGGTGCTCCGGGTCGAAGGGCACGGGGATCCCCCAGTCCACCGAGGTCCGCGAGACGGCGAAATCCTCCAGCCCCTCCCGGAGGAAGGTGAGCATCTCGTTCCGGCGGGAGTCGGGCGTCAGGAAACCGGGCTGCGCCAACAGCCGGCCCACCACGGGGGCATACCGCGTCAGCCGGAACTTGTACGCCGCCTCCTTCGCCCACTCCACCGGCCGGCCGCACTCGGGGCAGAGGCGGCCCTCGATCAGCTTGGACTCGGTCCAGAACGACTCCTCGTACTGGCAGTACCACCCCTCGTATTCGTCTTTGTAGATATCGCCCTGCTCGTACAGGCGGGTGAAGATGGCCTGCACCTGGGTGCGGTGGCGCTCCTCGCTGGTGCGGATGAAGTCGTCGTAGCTGATGCCGAGCCGGTCCAGGGCGAGGCGGTCGGCCGCCGCAATGCGGTCCACCCAGTCCTGCGGGTGAGCGCCGTGAGCCGCGGCCCGGCGCTGAATGTTGATGCCGTGCTCGTCAGTGCCGGTCAGGAACCAGACCTTGCAGCCCCTGGCCCGGTAGTAGCGAGCCAGCACGTCGGCAGCCACCGCCTCGTAGGCGTGGCCGATGTGCAGCAGGCCGTTGGCGTAGAAAATCGAAGTCGTCAGGTACACAGACTCAGACATATGGGGTACCTCCCTTTGGAATGACGCATCATGGGGTCGCTGTCCTGCTCGTGCGCACGCATGCCACCCTCAGACCCGGACATTCGCATGGTCGGCCCCCCTTTCTGCGGGAAGAATGCAGAAGACCCCGTCCCTGACCGCACAGCGCAGGGACGGGGTTTCGCTCCCCGTGGTACCACCCTGGTTCACCCCCTGCTCGCGCAGGAGGCCTCTGCGGGTACGCGGCCGGATGGGGCCGTTATACCCTGGTCCGCTAACGGGGACCGGCCGTCCCGGCCTACCGCCTGCCGCCGGGCCGGGCGGGGCATCGACCTGCGGTTCGGGGGCCATCTTCACGCCCGTCGCCCTCGCCGGCTTGCACCTGACCCGGCTCTCTGTCAGAGGCGCTCCGGGCGCTACTCCTCCCCGTCATCACCTTTGAACGTAACATTAGGGCAAGCGTGTGAAGTTGTCAACACCTGGAGGGCGGCCTCCAGCCTGGTCGTGTACTCCCCCTCGGGCATGCGGGCCAGCTGGGCGAGGGTGAACCCGCTGTCCAACAGGTGGCCCACAGCCCGGTAACCGGCCCAGTACCCCTCCCGCTCCAGCCCGGCCGGTCCCGTGCGCGTCGTGAAGGTCTGCAGGGCGTCTGCGCTGACCTCCTGCAGGCGGGCCAGAACCCCCTGGAAGATCTGCTTCTCCCTCTCCCGGCAGCGCTCGACCCACGCCGGGCCGTCCAGGGTGAGGTAGTGCCACTCCTCCCGCCCGGGCGCCACCGCCCTCGACGTCCATATGGCCATGCCTTCCTGCATGAGCAGCGTGGCGACCGACTTCAGCCAGCCGCCGGGGAACCCGGACAGCCGGTCGTGCAGGACGTGCGCAAACTCGTGCGGCAGGAAGACGGAGGCCTCTTCCTCGCTGAAGGACTCGATCGGGAAGTGAACGGCGGTGTGCTCCCCCATCGACGCGGCCCAGGCGTTGCGGTCCAGCATGCCCACGAAGGCCACGAACAGGATGGACAGGTCCTGGTCGAAGCCCAGCGCCTGTGCGGTGGCGTCCAGGGCCTGCTGGGGATCCGGCCTGAACCCTGCGGCACCCTGGCGGATGCGGTCCATCACCTCCGGGTACCGGTGCCAGTTCTGCTCCAGCAGACTGCGGGCCAGGGCCCTGCCTTCCTCGGTGGGCGGAACCGCAGCGATGTTGTAGTGCTCCAGCCAGAGCCGCCACCGGGTCTCAGGGTCGGCGCTCTCTGCCAGCTCGTAGAACTTGAGGAACCGCGGGGACAGGTCCACCATCCGCAGGGTTGCGGGCATACGCTCCCTCCTGTGCCCGGGCAGCTTCGCCGGGCGCTGATTACCTATGATGACGACGGCCCGGGAGGATGAGTTCGACGAATATTACCGCTTCAGGAGCACTTGCTATGCTTTCGGCGGTTGAGCGCAGGGCTCGCCTGCACGAAGCGACCCCCGCTCCCCTATTCCCGGCATCCAACGCCGCCTCGTCCGGCTGGCTGCAACTCGCCGTCGGAATTCTCCGTCCAACCAGCGAGGTGGTTGCATGCGCCGTTCTACCCTGACCTTGCTCACGGCGGTCGCCATGGCCGCTGCCGTCGGCTGCTCGTCCCCGCCTGCCGCATCGGAAGGAAACCCCGAGGTCCGGGAACTGCATGGCCGGGTAGCCGAGCTCACGGCTGCGGTGGAGGAACTCGAGTACCAGAACCGGGAGCTCGAGGCCCAGGTCGCCGAGCTGGACGCCCGGCGGAGGGAACTGGAGTCCCGGAACGCGGATCTGGCGAGACGGCTCTCCCCGGAGGACCGGGTCGTCGATCTCGTCAACCCGAACTTCCCGCCAGCGGTGGGCGGAGAGCCGGGCTGGGAGTACCACCGGACGCTGACCGCCGACCTGGACGGAGACGGTCAGGAGGAGCGGGTCTCGGTCACCACCAACGCCTTCTGGATGCCGGACGAGAGGGAGTTTGCCTGGGACGACGGCCACCCGTGGCACGTCTACGTGGAGGAGCCGGACGGCACTCGGACCTACCTCTTCTCCAACTGGGTACAGCTGGGGCAGCTGGAGGTGATCCTCGACCGGGAGGGCCCGGGGCTGTTCATCGTCTACAAGCGGGGCGGCGGCATGGTTGTCTACCGCGCAACATACGAGGGCCCCGGCCAGTTCCGGACGGTGCTGGCCTTCGAAATCCCGCTCAGCGACCAAGCCACATGGGCCAACCCGGAGATGTTCTCTAGAGACCCCGAGGTATGATCTGGAATCCTGGGCCGGACGGTACGGAGCCGGCATGCGCAGCCGTCTGCCCCCTGCGGACATCCCGTCTGCCCCTTGGATGAGGCGCCTTGGCGTAAGAAGGCGCCCCATTTCACTGTAACGAACCGCTCCTCACCGGTACTAAACTCATGGACGGAGGTGAGCGGCGGGGATGGCGGAGCGGCTGGAGGACCTGTACGCAGAACTGCATGCGCCGATCTTCCGCTTCCTGGCCGCCCTCACCGGCGATCCCGACGCAGCCGATGAGCTGACCCAGGAGACGTTCCTGCAGGCCATTCTGGCCCTCCCCCGCTTCCGCCGGGAGAGCAGCTCCACCACCTGGCTCTACGCGATCGCACGCAATGTAAATCGGAAACACATGGCAAAGGGACGCCGGCCGCGGCCCGACGAGCCGCCCACCACCCCAGCTGCGACGCCCGCCGAGGTCATCGAGGCGCGCGAGGAGCGCCACCGGCTGGCCCGGGCGCTGGCGACCCTGCCCGAGGCGTACCGGG encodes the following:
- a CDS encoding peptidoglycan D,D-transpeptidase FtsI family protein yields the protein MRIRMARRVLWLSVAAALCLTALAARVFYLQVMQGPALARQAISQRTERLPLQMRRGAIYDRNGVALTDPQSVLGLAAFPRLFGDTAAVAESLADALGEEAAARVLEYVRRHHEAGWVIEGLSPEAAERVAELGLPGLAVGPTGRRYGPDSLARHLVGYANALGGQTGLEFAYDAELRGENVPHLTARYDGRGGPLPGGALQVVLPLDPVNKEPYDLHTSIDARIQRVVEEEMDRTGHPTGGPLRAGVVVMDAATGEPLAIASRPNYDQAVWAGENELRNRALTPYETGSVFKPLVAAAALEAGLIAPDEQFVCSGTYRLGDRTFRDVDGTPQGPVTLREAIARSCNTAFIQIGYERMGGDAVLEAARLFGLGEATGALPPGHEPVAPLPEPHYGGDVAQLSFGQGGLKASPLQVARAYTALANGGTLHPARLVTAVKRTDGAVVARPRLEPARRVVSRATAAELQAALLAATVPGGEGTGQAAWLEGVGAAGKSGSADTVMNGRPATHAWFAGWFPAQRPRYVVVVLIEDGRSGGTFAAPLFRRIAERILELE
- the mltG gene encoding endolytic transglycosylase MltG, which translates into the protein MSIAAKAARLVLALVVLLALLAGAAYAGFLWFLGRLEPADPSAAPVEIEIPAGATTADVADILAERGIIRDPNVFRLYVRYRELDAQIVSGRYELSAAMSADEILAKLVSGDVVVRRFTLPEGLTVAMMADLLDEADVVPREDFLNAVAAAVPLNPYLPPDLDVAQPMEGYLFPATYEYHSATTAEEVVAMLLDRFAAVWTDELLARADEMGLTVHEVVTLASIVETEARVPAEQPAISGVYLNRLAVGMPLQADPTVYYALGLPRTERLLYEHLEVDSPYNTYKYPGLPPGPIASPGESAIRAVLYPETHDYYYFVAKNDGSGEHYFAATYEEHLENVDRAEANLAARQP
- a CDS encoding DUF1292 domain-containing protein, whose product is MSHDHEHDHEHEHDDDVIVLTDEEGNEHEFTIVQVITVDEKDYAVLLPIHDGEEDEEAVIMRIDEENGEEVLVEIESEEEFERVADAWEEMLDDEEFEEESEK
- the ruvX gene encoding Holliday junction resolvase RuvX, giving the protein MRIGGLDVGDKTIGVALSDELGWTAQGLEVIRRRSLEEDLARLAEIARQYGVTRWVVGMPRNMNGTYGPRAELTRAFIEQLAAHSGLPVEAYDERLSTMAAQRVLLEADVSRARRRKVIDKMAAAVILQGYLDARSRPSPGSLV
- a CDS encoding rhomboid family intramembrane serine protease; the encoded protein is MVLPLRDSPRVRNRPWVNWALLAANIGIFLLEVGSPAVGEWLVETFALRPTELLSLPAWAALGGWPLVTLFASPFLHGSWGHVLGNMLYLWVFGDNIEERLGHRRYLVFYLLCAALSGIAHAVANPTSDVPTIGASGAVAGVLGGYIFSYPRARILTLVPVGYLVPAVRVPAWIFLGLWFLVQLASGLAPIWLHDLVQNVAFWAHINGFLSGVALAQILAPRRPVENRGG
- a CDS encoding CBS domain-containing protein, giving the protein MRLRQLMTTNVRTCQPDTPLVEVARIMDEVNCGFVPVVEGGRPVGTITDRDIVVRAVAMAKDIRTVKARECMSSPVITATPDTDAHEAADIMAEKQIRRLCVVEGGRLVGVVALGDLATERIHTDEAGEALSAISEPSQPDAH
- a CDS encoding IreB family regulatory phosphoprotein, producing the protein MPEISDKTVYWRNRPEDRNPGEVLRKVYAALKEKGYSPIDQIVGYLLSGDPTYITSHMGARNLIRRIERDELLEELVRSYLEKVEE